From a region of the uncultured Draconibacterium sp. genome:
- a CDS encoding TetR/AcrR family transcriptional regulator: MPRSPEQFDDIRKQKKHLIMETALELFAENGYHTTSISQIAAKAKISKGLTYNYFSSKEEILNELMEHGFNEIYDNLDMNHDGILTDEEFIYFIRQNFKLLRENMQHWKLFFSLLLQPQISKAFAEMYEEKAAPIFNLFYGFIKAHGSKDPENDLMAIASLLEGAFLYCVAAPDVFPMEKLEEAVISASFKIVNNK; encoded by the coding sequence ATGCCAAGAAGTCCGGAACAATTCGACGATATCAGAAAACAGAAAAAGCATTTAATCATGGAAACTGCTCTTGAATTATTTGCAGAGAATGGTTATCACACCACTTCCATAAGCCAGATTGCAGCAAAAGCAAAAATCTCGAAAGGGCTTACTTATAATTATTTCAGCAGCAAAGAAGAGATTCTTAACGAGCTGATGGAACATGGTTTTAACGAAATTTACGACAACCTGGATATGAATCACGACGGAATCCTTACCGACGAAGAATTCATTTATTTTATCCGCCAGAATTTCAAATTATTGCGGGAAAATATGCAACATTGGAAATTATTCTTTTCGTTATTGTTGCAACCCCAAATTTCAAAAGCTTTTGCTGAAATGTACGAAGAAAAAGCTGCCCCTATTTTCAACTTATTTTATGGATTTATAAAAGCTCATGGAAGTAAAGACCCGGAAAACGACCTGATGGCGATTGCCTCTTTACTGGAAGGTGCCTTTTTGTATTGTGTGGCTGCACCTGATGTTTTCCCGATGGAGAAACTTGAAGAGGCTGTAATTTCTGCCTCATTTAAAATCGTTAACAATAAATAA